The sequence TTATTCGACGGAGCGCAGCACTAGGTCCGCCCAAAAACGTGTTGTATTATCGCGTACTTGAACGAATCCCTTGGAGCGCAGCAGATCGCTGAAGCGATGCAGACCGACGGACTGGGTGCCGGAGGCACGGGCCCAACCCTCATAGCTCTCGAAAACCATGCGCACGGGGGTCTTCTCCCCAGAAACGCGGACGGTGCGCTCCTCAAGGAACTCGGCGATGTGGTCGTTGGTGGTGAAGTAGGCTTCCGTGGCGTCGCGGACGATTTGGGGGGGATTCAGGCCCTCCTTGAGCCACTGCTGAAAACCAGTCACCGCCCAAGCCAGGATGCCCTCGGACTCGGCGTCCAGTTCGGCATCGATCTCCTCCTTGCGACGGGAGCCGTCGAACTCTGCCAGGAAGGGGACCACTTGAAGGCGGCGACGAATGCCGCGGTCATTGCCCACGAAGCCTGGCAAGTGGTTCACCGCCATGAGGATTTTTGCCTGCGGGGTGAACTGGACCGGGTTTTCGCGCATGGCGCGGGCGGAGATTTGATCGCCGCCGGTAATGGACTTTATAACCGCTTCGTCCAGGGTGTGGCCCTTGTTGACCTCGATGGCGAAGGCCACGCGAGCGCCTTCCAGCTGGCGCAAGTCGCAGCGAATGCCATGGAAGCGGCTGTTGAGGATGGAGTTGGTGCCGAGGGTCAAGGCGTATTCGGGACCGAGGATGGCCCGAATGCGAGCGAGAAATATCGACTTTCCATTCGCCCCAGAGCCATAGAGGATCGGCATGACCTCCTCCTGGGTGCTGCCGGAGAGACAATAACCGAACAGGCGTTGCAGGTAGGCCGCAAGCTCGGGATTGTCGCTGGTGATGTCCTTGATGAAGCGCTCCCAACGGGGGCACTTGGTCTTGGGGTTCCAACGGACCGGAGCGAGCTTGGTCACGAGCTGGTCAGGGCTGTGGGGCGCGAGCGAGCCGTCCTTGAGGTTGAGAAGGCCGTTCTCGCAGTTCAGCACGTACTGGTCGGCGTTGAAGTCCGCCAGCTTGCAGTGAAGCTCTTCGCAGAGGCGCATCAGCCAGAGGGCCTTGCGTATCATGCCCGTGGTGCGCGCCTTCTTCAGGAACTTGAAGAAGTCCTTGGCAGGGACCTCGTTGCCGTCGAGGGTGACGATGATGTCGCCAGGGGCGAACTCCTGTTCGACTTTCTCGATGGTCGCCTTGGCGAGGCCCTCAGCGACGTGAGGCAGACGGGAGTACTGAGTGCCGTCCCAAGCCAGGAGCGTTTGGGCGTCGGTCTGGAAGC comes from Oceanidesulfovibrio indonesiensis and encodes:
- a CDS encoding DNA primase family protein — encoded protein: MSKKEEKSMPKKGSNVKNQKKVPKKRVIPSLDEFGIAKRLFVANHERLRFQTDAQTLLAWDGTQYSRLPHVAEGLAKATIEKVEQEFAPGDIIVTLDGNEVPAKDFFKFLKKARTTGMIRKALWLMRLCEELHCKLADFNADQYVLNCENGLLNLKDGSLAPHSPDQLVTKLAPVRWNPKTKCPRWERFIKDITSDNPELAAYLQRLFGYCLSGSTQEEVMPILYGSGANGKSIFLARIRAILGPEYALTLGTNSILNSRFHGIRCDLRQLEGARVAFAIEVNKGHTLDEAVIKSITGGDQISARAMRENPVQFTPQAKILMAVNHLPGFVGNDRGIRRRLQVVPFLAEFDGSRRKEEIDAELDAESEGILAWAVTGFQQWLKEGLNPPQIVRDATEAYFTTNDHIAEFLEERTVRVSGEKTPVRMVFESYEGWARASGTQSVGLHRFSDLLRSKGFVQVRDNTTRFWADLVLRSVE